One window from the genome of Paracoccus marcusii encodes:
- the hslU gene encoding ATP-dependent protease ATPase subunit HslU encodes MSDLTPREIVSELDRFIIGQSDAKRAVAVALRNRWRRKQLGDDLRDEVYPKNILMIGPTGVGKTEISRRLAKLANAPFIKVEATKFTEVGYVGRDVEQIIRDLADAAMIDTRERMREAVKARAHKAAEERVVEALAGKDARDGTRQIFRDKLKRGELDDTVIELEVQDNSNPLGGMEMPGQPGQPLGGMMDLSGLMKAFGGRKVRRKVTVAESYELLIAEEADKLLDDDAVKATALEAVQQNGIVFIDEIDKVCARAEARGGDVSREGVQRDLLPLIEGTTVSTKYGAVKTDHILFIASGAFHVAKPSDLLPELQGRLPIRVELRALTEEDFIRILTETDNALTRQYTALMQTEGVTVDFTQDGIASLARIAAEVNASVENIGARRLYTVIERVFEELSFTAPDRSGQSVSVDADFVERHLGDLSRSTDLSRYVL; translated from the coding sequence ATGAGTGACCTGACCCCCCGCGAGATCGTGTCCGAACTGGACCGGTTCATCATTGGGCAGAGCGATGCCAAGCGCGCCGTCGCCGTGGCCCTGCGCAACCGCTGGCGCCGCAAGCAGCTGGGCGACGACCTGCGCGACGAGGTGTATCCCAAGAACATCCTGATGATCGGACCGACCGGCGTCGGCAAGACCGAGATCAGCCGCCGCCTGGCCAAGCTGGCCAATGCGCCCTTCATCAAGGTCGAGGCGACCAAGTTCACCGAAGTGGGCTATGTCGGCCGCGACGTCGAGCAGATCATCCGCGATCTGGCGGATGCCGCGATGATCGACACGCGCGAGCGGATGCGCGAGGCCGTAAAGGCCCGCGCCCACAAGGCCGCCGAGGAGCGCGTCGTCGAGGCGCTGGCTGGCAAGGACGCCCGCGACGGCACTCGCCAGATATTCCGCGACAAGCTGAAGCGCGGAGAGCTGGACGACACGGTGATCGAGCTGGAGGTGCAGGACAATTCCAACCCGCTTGGCGGGATGGAAATGCCGGGCCAGCCGGGCCAGCCCTTGGGCGGGATGATGGATCTGTCGGGGCTGATGAAGGCCTTCGGCGGCCGCAAGGTGCGCCGCAAGGTGACAGTGGCGGAGAGCTATGAGCTGCTGATTGCCGAGGAGGCCGACAAGTTGTTGGACGACGACGCGGTCAAGGCGACCGCGCTGGAGGCCGTGCAGCAGAACGGCATCGTCTTCATCGACGAGATCGACAAGGTCTGCGCCCGTGCCGAGGCGCGCGGTGGCGATGTCAGCCGCGAGGGCGTCCAGCGCGACTTGCTGCCGCTGATCGAGGGAACGACGGTCAGCACGAAATACGGCGCGGTCAAGACGGACCACATCCTGTTCATCGCCTCGGGCGCGTTCCATGTGGCCAAGCCGTCGGACCTGCTGCCCGAGTTGCAGGGCCGCCTGCCGATCCGGGTCGAGCTGCGCGCCCTGACCGAGGAAGATTTCATCCGCATCCTGACCGAGACCGACAACGCCCTGACGCGCCAGTACACCGCGCTGATGCAGACCGAGGGCGTGACCGTCGATTTCACCCAGGACGGCATCGCGTCCCTGGCCCGCATCGCGGCCGAGGTGAACGCATCCGTGGAGAACATCGGGGCACGCCGGTTGTACACCGTGATCGAGCGGGTGTTCGAGGAGCTGTCCTTCACAGCCCCGGACCGCAGCGGCCAGTCGGTCAGCGTCGATGCCGATTTCGTGGAACGCCATCTGGGCGATCTGTCGCGGTCGACCGACCTGTCGCGCTACGTGCTGTGA
- a CDS encoding PLDc N-terminal domain-containing protein, which produces MGWLFSVIIFALDVWAIAQIINTNASNKSKILWILLIVILPVVGLIIWYFAGPKSNVRL; this is translated from the coding sequence ATGGGTTGGCTTTTCAGCGTCATCATCTTTGCACTGGATGTCTGGGCGATCGCGCAGATCATCAACACCAATGCCAGCAACAAGTCCAAGATCCTGTGGATCCTGCTGATCGTGATCCTGCCGGTGGTCGGCCTGATCATCTGGTACTTTGCCGGACCCAAGTCCAACGTTAGGCTTTGA
- a CDS encoding Smr/MutS family protein gives MRRRRGLTPEDRDLWSRVARTAEPLDPKRKGQAADLAAFSAFVAPPAVAPAAVPPQPQAMPRFRIGQAAKPPTPVVARPQTPAERLAQAGLRMDARTHRKMSQGKLRPEARLDLHGLTLAAAGPELLRFILSCHASGLRLVLVITGKGRGDHGPLPTRPGALRHQVPYWLHSPPLAAVVQQVTAAHFRHGGDGAYYVYLRRPQ, from the coding sequence ATGCGCCGGCGCAGGGGCCTGACGCCCGAAGACCGGGACCTGTGGTCCCGCGTCGCCCGAACCGCAGAGCCGCTTGACCCCAAGCGCAAAGGACAGGCCGCCGATCTGGCGGCCTTTTCCGCATTCGTCGCACCGCCCGCGGTCGCCCCGGCCGCCGTGCCGCCGCAGCCGCAGGCGATGCCCCGGTTCCGCATCGGTCAGGCGGCCAAGCCCCCCACCCCCGTCGTCGCGCGCCCTCAGACCCCGGCCGAACGTCTGGCCCAAGCCGGGCTGCGAATGGATGCCCGCACGCATCGCAAGATGAGCCAGGGCAAGCTGCGCCCCGAGGCCCGTCTGGACCTGCATGGGCTGACGCTGGCCGCGGCGGGACCGGAACTGCTGCGGTTCATCCTGTCCTGCCATGCGTCAGGGCTGCGGCTGGTGCTGGTCATCACGGGCAAGGGGCGGGGCGATCACGGCCCGCTGCCGACGCGGCCCGGCGCGCTGCGCCATCAGGTGCCCTATTGGCTGCACAGCCCTCCCCTGGCGGCGGTGGTCCAGCAGGTGACGGCCGCGCATTTCCGTCATGGCGGCGACGGCGCCTATTACGTCTATCTGCGCAGGCCGCAATGA
- a CDS encoding Tim44/TimA family putative adaptor protein produces the protein MSNPLLQLIVLAGIAIFLILRLKNVLGTRDGFEPPQVDQPTASTTPARFEVIEGSADEVDHDILDHAEAGGAAAKALAAMKRVEPSFGLRDFLGGARSAYEMILMAFERGDLTEVRPFLSDPVAEAFQSVIDQRVANGQTVEATYLGTRDTKLAAAEFDPATGLAEISIRFVGELIAATRDADGTVIDGDPKASRKQKDTWTFARRMGQDDPNWQLVATS, from the coding sequence ATGTCCAACCCGCTTCTTCAGCTGATCGTCCTTGCCGGGATCGCGATCTTCCTGATCCTACGGCTGAAAAACGTGCTGGGGACGCGTGACGGCTTTGAGCCGCCGCAGGTCGACCAGCCGACGGCCAGCACCACGCCCGCCCGTTTCGAGGTGATCGAGGGGTCTGCCGACGAGGTCGATCACGACATCCTGGACCATGCCGAGGCCGGCGGTGCCGCGGCCAAGGCGCTGGCCGCGATGAAACGGGTCGAACCGTCGTTCGGGCTGCGCGATTTCCTGGGCGGTGCCCGCAGCGCCTATGAGATGATCCTGATGGCCTTCGAACGGGGTGATCTGACCGAGGTGCGCCCGTTCCTGTCCGATCCCGTGGCAGAGGCGTTCCAGTCGGTGATCGACCAGCGCGTGGCCAACGGCCAGACGGTCGAGGCGACCTATCTGGGTACCCGCGACACCAAGCTGGCCGCAGCCGAGTTCGACCCCGCGACCGGTCTGGCCGAGATCTCGATCCGATTCGTCGGAGAGTTGATCGCCGCGACCCGAGACGCCGACGGCACGGTGATCGACGGCGATCCCAAGGCTTCGCGCAAGCAGAAGGACACCTGGACCTTTGCACGCCGCATGGGCCAGGACGATCCGAACTGGCAGCTCGTCGCGACAAGCTGA
- a CDS encoding FxsA family protein, with product MRLIAMFLVVPIIEIALFIQVGGLIGLWPTLALVLLSAVAGVAIMRSQGARAGMQIQRSLAEMRDPSRPLAHGAMIIAAGLLLLLPGFFSDALGLLLLIPAVRTMLMAQLARRVRASRVQMHAATMRRDPHRPPYDKGVIDGEFVVADEDDRRPPVDLPLDTDDTGPSRPGRGSGWTRH from the coding sequence ATGCGGCTGATCGCCATGTTTCTGGTGGTGCCGATCATCGAGATCGCGCTGTTCATCCAGGTCGGGGGCCTGATCGGCCTGTGGCCCACGCTGGCGCTGGTGCTGCTGTCGGCGGTGGCCGGCGTCGCCATCATGCGCAGCCAGGGTGCGCGGGCCGGCATGCAGATCCAGCGCAGCCTGGCCGAGATGCGCGATCCGTCACGCCCGCTGGCGCATGGCGCGATGATCATCGCCGCGGGCCTGCTGCTGCTGCTGCCGGGGTTCTTCAGCGATGCCTTGGGTCTGCTGCTGTTGATCCCCGCGGTCCGGACGATGCTGATGGCGCAGCTTGCGCGCCGCGTGCGGGCATCGCGGGTCCAGATGCATGCTGCGACGATGCGCCGCGACCCGCATCGCCCGCCCTATGACAAGGGCGTGATCGACGGCGAATTCGTCGTGGCCGACGAGGACGACCGCCGTCCGCCCGTCGATCTGCCGCTGGACACCGACGACACGGGGCCCTCGCGGCCGGGACGCGGGTCGGGCTGGACCCGGCATTGA
- the secB gene encoding protein-export chaperone SecB yields the protein MAEETPQNGAQPAAAAQPRMQIMAQFIRDLSFENAVAQKGAPQGEVQPEITVQVSLDARKRGSDTQFEVITKYRVTSTNKGDGATLFLAELDYGGVFQIEGVPQDQLHPFLMIECPRMLFPYVRRIISDMTRDGGFPAFNMDPVDFVALYRQELARRAQTAQAAPADQRLS from the coding sequence ATGGCCGAAGAAACCCCGCAGAACGGCGCACAGCCCGCAGCAGCGGCACAGCCGCGCATGCAGATCATGGCACAGTTCATCCGCGACCTGTCCTTCGAGAACGCCGTGGCCCAGAAGGGCGCACCCCAGGGCGAGGTCCAGCCCGAGATCACCGTCCAGGTCAGCCTGGACGCCCGCAAGCGCGGCAGCGACACCCAGTTCGAAGTGATCACCAAGTACCGTGTCACCTCGACCAACAAGGGCGACGGCGCGACGCTGTTCCTGGCAGAGCTGGACTATGGCGGGGTGTTCCAGATCGAGGGCGTGCCGCAGGATCAGCTGCACCCCTTCCTGATGATCGAATGCCCGCGGATGCTGTTCCCCTATGTTCGTCGCATCATCTCGGACATGACCCGCGACGGGGGATTCCCGGCGTTCAACATGGACCCGGTCGATTTCGTGGCGCTGTATCGCCAGGAACTGGCGCGCCGCGCCCAGACCGCGCAGGCGGCACCCGCCGATCAGCGCCTGTCCTGA
- a CDS encoding HD family hydrolase, whose protein sequence is MAKPASRAWQRMLSGRRLDLLDPTPFDIEIEDIAHGLAFVARWNGQTRGDWPYSVAEHSLLVEQIFDGLNPGGDPCWRLAALLHDAPEYVIGDMISPVKAALGREYGAMDERLASAIHRRFGLPATLPVAVKRRIKAADRVSARLEAVTIAGFALPEARRLFPVPEAQMLPDLQITLRPPAQTRAAYLERFAQLIALIDKTC, encoded by the coding sequence ATGGCCAAGCCCGCATCGCGTGCCTGGCAGCGGATGCTGTCGGGCCGCAGGCTGGACCTGCTGGACCCGACGCCCTTCGACATCGAGATCGAGGACATCGCCCACGGTCTCGCCTTCGTCGCGCGCTGGAACGGCCAGACGCGCGGCGACTGGCCCTATTCGGTGGCCGAACATTCGCTGCTGGTGGAACAGATCTTCGACGGGCTGAACCCCGGCGGCGATCCCTGTTGGCGGCTGGCGGCCCTGCTGCATGATGCGCCGGAATACGTGATCGGGGACATGATCTCTCCGGTCAAGGCGGCATTGGGGCGGGAATACGGGGCGATGGACGAACGGCTGGCCTCGGCCATCCACCGTCGGTTCGGCCTGCCCGCGACGCTGCCCGTGGCGGTCAAGCGGCGCATCAAGGCCGCCGACCGCGTGTCCGCCCGCCTGGAGGCCGTGACCATCGCAGGCTTTGCCCTGCCCGAGGCGCGGCGTCTTTTCCCCGTCCCCGAGGCGCAGATGCTGCCAGACCTGCAGATCACCCTGCGCCCGCCCGCCCAGACACGAGCCGCGTATCTTGAACGGTTCGCACAGCTGATCGCCCTGATCGACAAGACATGCTGA
- a CDS encoding H-NS family nucleoid-associated regulatory protein produces the protein MSIDFDTMSLKEMRDLRTKLDRAINSYEDRKRREALTAIEEAAREHGFNLSELTGAKTRKSGTVAPKYANPQDPTMTWTGRGRKPRWVQESLESGKELDDLLI, from the coding sequence ATGAGCATCGATTTCGACACCATGTCCCTCAAGGAAATGCGCGACCTGCGGACCAAGCTGGATCGCGCGATCAACTCCTATGAGGACCGCAAGCGGCGCGAAGCCCTGACGGCCATCGAGGAAGCCGCGCGCGAGCATGGCTTCAACCTGTCCGAGCTGACCGGCGCCAAGACGCGCAAGTCCGGGACCGTCGCCCCGAAATACGCTAACCCGCAGGACCCGACGATGACCTGGACGGGTCGCGGCCGCAAACCGCGCTGGGTGCAGGAAAGCCTGGAAAGCGGCAAAGAGCTGGACGATCTGCTGATCTGA
- a CDS encoding ActR/PrrA/RegA family redox response regulator transcription factor has product MDQLNAQIGPDASLLLVDDDEIFVTRLARAMEKRGFQPETSLTVAGAMRLIERRAPAYAVVDLRLEDGNGLDVVEALRERRADARIIVLTGYGAIATAVAAVKMGATDYLAKPADANDVTSALLSSGELLPPPPENPMSADRVRWEHIQRVYEQCERNVSETARRLHMHRRTLQRILAKRGPR; this is encoded by the coding sequence ATGGATCAGTTGAACGCACAAATCGGCCCCGACGCCTCGCTGCTGCTGGTCGACGATGACGAGATCTTCGTGACCCGCCTGGCGCGCGCGATGGAAAAGCGCGGGTTTCAGCCGGAAACCTCGCTGACCGTGGCCGGTGCGATGCGCCTGATCGAACGTCGTGCGCCCGCCTATGCGGTTGTGGACCTGCGGCTTGAGGACGGCAACGGCCTTGACGTGGTCGAGGCGCTGCGCGAACGGCGCGCCGACGCCCGCATCATCGTCCTGACCGGATACGGCGCCATCGCCACGGCCGTCGCCGCGGTGAAAATGGGTGCCACAGATTATCTGGCAAAGCCCGCCGACGCGAATGACGTGACATCCGCATTGCTGTCCAGCGGTGAATTGCTGCCGCCGCCACCGGAAAACCCGATGTCCGCGGATCGCGTGCGGTGGGAGCATATTCAACGCGTCTATGAGCAATGCGAGCGCAATGTCAGTGAAACCGCGCGCCGATTGCATATGCATCGCCGGACATTGCAGCGTATTCTGGCAAAACGCGGACCACGCTGA
- a CDS encoding SCO family protein, translating to MTDRKILLIGTAAAIGVLAGGALFLTMRPGDDQFAQCSSSSVAGGMDAFGTPFTLTRDDGQRVTDQDVFDKPTLLYFGYTFCPDVCPLDSARNAEAEVLLTEAGEDVQTVFVTVDPRRDTPEVLADYTELFSDRMIGLTGSDEEIAAVNKGWRNYFKLNDEEDQEYYLVDHMTNTYLVMPGGKTVEFFSRETTPEQIAETVACYADASA from the coding sequence CTGCTGATCGGCACTGCGGCCGCCATCGGCGTGCTGGCGGGCGGGGCGCTGTTCCTGACCATGCGTCCGGGTGACGACCAGTTCGCGCAATGCAGCAGCAGCAGCGTCGCGGGGGGCATGGACGCCTTTGGCACACCCTTCACCCTGACGCGCGACGACGGCCAGCGTGTCACCGACCAGGATGTCTTCGACAAGCCGACGCTTCTCTATTTCGGCTATACCTTCTGCCCCGACGTCTGCCCCCTGGACAGCGCCCGCAACGCCGAAGCCGAGGTCCTGCTGACAGAGGCCGGAGAGGATGTGCAGACCGTCTTTGTCACCGTCGATCCCCGCCGCGACACCCCCGAGGTTCTGGCGGACTATACCGAATTGTTTTCCGACCGCATGATCGGCCTGACCGGCAGCGACGAGGAGATTGCTGCCGTAAACAAGGGCTGGCGCAATTACTTCAAGCTGAATGACGAAGAGGATCAGGAATATTATCTGGTCGATCACATGACAAATACCTATCTGGTGATGCCCGGCGGAAAGACGGTCGAATTCTTTTCCCGCGAAACCACCCCCGAACAGATTGCCGAGACCGTCGCCTGTTATGCCGATGCCTCTGCATAA